Proteins from one Impatiens glandulifera chromosome 2, dImpGla2.1, whole genome shotgun sequence genomic window:
- the LOC124923909 gene encoding cytochrome P450 98A2 produces MDIPILPFSFFVILVTYYLYRRFRFKLPPGPRPLPVVGNLYDIKPVRFRCFYEWAQVYGPIISVWFGSTLNVVVSNTELAKEVLKEKDQQLADRHRSRSAAKFSRDGQDLIWADYGPHYVKVRKVCTVELFTPKRLEGLRPIREDEVTAMVESIFIDCNNPENKGKALLVKKYLGAVAFNNITRLAFGKRFVNAEGIMDEQGLEFKAIVSNGLKLGASLAMAEHIPWLRWMFPLEEESFAKHGARRDNLTRSIMDEHTEARKKGGAKQHFVDALLTLQDKYDLSEDTIIGLLWDMITAGMDTTAISVEWAMAELIKYPRVQQKAQEEMDRVIGSGRVINETDFSNLPYLQCVAKEALRLHPPTPLMLPHRANADVKIGGYDIPKGSNVHVNVWAVARDPAVWKNPLEFRPERFLEADVDMKGHDFRLLPFGAGRRVCPGAQLGINLVTSMLAHLLHHFSWFPPEGMTPEQIDMSENPGLVTYMKKPLEAIAKPRLDDADLFKRIPYEEM; encoded by the exons ATGGATATCCCAATTCTACCCTTCTCCTTCTTCGTCATTCTCGTCACCTACTACCTCTACCGCCGTTTCCGGTTCAAGCTTCCTCCCGGTCCACGTCCACTTCCCGTCGTCGGAAACCTCTACGACATCAAACCGGTCAGATTCCGGTGTTTCTACGAATGGGCTCAAGTCTACGGTCCTATCATTTCCGTTTGGTTCGGTTCCACCTTGAACGTGGTCGTTTCCAACACGGAATTGGCTAAGGAAGTGTTGAAGGAGAAGGACCAACAGTTAGCCGACCGACACAGAAGCCGATCGGCGGCCAAGTTTAGTCGGGATGGTCAGGATTTGATTTGGGCTGATTATGGTCCTCACTATGTTAAGGTTAGAAAGGTTTGTACTGTCGAGCTTTTTACTCCAAAGAGACTCGAAGGTCTCAGACCCATCAGAGAAGATGAAGTCACTGCCATGGTTGAATCCATCTTCATAGATTGCAACAATCCTG AGAACAAAGGAAAGGCTTTGTTGGTGAAGAAGTATTTAGGTGCGGTTGCATTTAACAACATAACAAGGTTGGCATTTGGGAAGAGATTTGTGAATGCAGAAGGGATTATGGATGAACAAGGTCTTGAATTCAAGGCTATCGTCTCCAATGGTCTGAAGCTGGGCGCATCCTTAGCCATGGCGGAACACATTCCTTGGCTAAGATGGATGTTCCCGTTGGAGGAGGAGTCATTCGCCAAACACGGCGCCAGGAGAGACAACCTCACCCGATCGATCATGGATGAACACACAGAGGCTAGGAAGAAAGGCGGGGCTAAGCAGCACTTTGTTGATGCTTTACTCACTCTTCAAGATAAATATGATCTAAGTGAAGACACCATTATTGGTCTTCTCTGG gACATGATCACGGCTGGAATGGACACGACTGCCATATCAGTAGAATGGGCGATGGCGGAGCTGATCAAATACCCTCGAGTCCAACAGAAAGCGCAGGAAGAGATGGATCGAGTAATCGGATCAGGTCGGGTTATCAACGAGACGGACTTCTCGAACCTCCCTTACCTCCAATGTGTGGCGAAAGAGGCATTGAGGCTACACCCGCCCACTCCGTTAATGCTCCCTCATCGGGCAAATGCAGATGTCAAGATAGGCGGTTACGACATCCCCAAAGGATCCAACGTTCACGTCAACGTCTGGGCAGTGGCTAGGGATCCTGCGGTTTGGAAGAATCCATTGGAATTCAGACCGGAGAGGTTTCTTGAGGCGGATGTTGATATGAAGGGTCATGATTTCAGGCTGTTACCTTTTGGTGCGGGAAGAAGAGTCTGTCCTGGGGCTCAATTGGGAATCAATCTGGTAACGTCGATGCTGGCGCatcttcttcaccatttctcGTGGTTCCCGCCGGAAGGAATGACGCCGGAGCAGATTGATATGTCGGAGAATCCTGGATTGGTTACTTATATGAAGAAACCTTTAGAGGCGATTGCTAAACCACGATTGGATGATGCAGATTTGTTCAAACGCATCCCTTACGAAGAAATGTAG
- the LOC124923910 gene encoding cysteine proteinase inhibitor A-like — MKKKIPIMASLCFLVLVLSSFPELGLSKDDGHFLGIKKALGGIENIKGFQNSAEIKNLCRFAVEEHNKKENTLLEFTKVIAAKQQVVAGTMYYLTLEAVDGGKKNVYDAKVWVKPWMDFKQLQEFKPSSSP; from the exons atgaagaagaagataccAATCATGGCGTCTCTGTGTTTTCTGGTGCTCGTCTTATCTTCTTTCCCGGAATTAGGTCTATCTAAAGACGACGGACATTTTCTCGGCATTAAAAAAGCCCTAGGCGGAATTGAAAATATCAAGGGCTTTCAGAACAGCGCCGAGATAAAAAATCTCTGTCGTTTCGCCGTCGAAGAGCATAACAAGAAAGAG AACACTCTTCTAGAGTTTACTAAAGTTATTGCTGCAAAACAACAAGTCGTTGCCGGCACGATGTACTATCTCACCTTGGAAGCAGTTGACGGAGGAAAGAAAAATGTATACGATGCAAAAGTTTGGGTGAAGCCATGGATGGATTTCAAACAGTTGCAGGAATTCAAACCATCTTCATCTCCATGA